The sequence ttgcattactgtgctgtatccttgtataaTTCTCCAGATTGAggctgtacacatttattaatcactggaaactcattttcagagtcaTTGACTTTTCAGATGTACGAACAACAAGGTGTTCAGAACTATGAGGTTCTACtctatttgcagaattaacagttacatttagacttttgcGCTTAACAAAATGTAAGTTATCATAAcgatatagttaaagagaaaattaaaataacatgtaGATGCCACTTAAAAAATTGCtccaaaaaaagacaaaacagcctgtcctcaaatgaggacaatggcacttaatgagtTAAACAAGACAGACATGGCAAACTTTGAACCCTTGGTTAATTCCTTTAGGAACTAGTAGtaacatgaatacaaaaaatgCAAAGTGCCCCAGTTGTGTAGCTAACATGACTACCAACAGCAAAAGTTGTGTATTCTGGTACAAACTACAAGTAAACAAAGTCGAGCCAACAAACATGTCAGCTTTGCATTTTCAGTGGTTTACCTTATTTGGAAGTGTTCAAAAAGTCTTGAGATGGTGGGTGGAGTTTTTTTCATGAATAGGCAGTTTGAAAGTTCCTCATTGATTAGGGTATAAAAAGGCTGGCTTGGAGGCAGCCATGATCTGCTGTCGAGAATCACACTGAAAGAACGTCGGACGGCCCACCCCAGGTAAGAAATACTGTACTGATATTGAATCGTTGGTATCTCCTATGGTTTTACCGCCAGTATTTTATAAGAGATTGGTCTTCAATGGGGAATCAGAAAAATAACAGCAGATTAATACCGAAGCACCTTTACGAGCGTCCCGTTCAAATTTCAAAATTCAaatcttcaaatgtatttatttacccaGCTCCCTGGAGATATACAtctcaaatttcaagggggtaAGAGAACGAGGcaagaaataatgttaaaaaatcaATAGCAAAAGAGACATTCAAAACAGGACAAAAAtagataatacaataataatacaaaaaaaaaaacattaatacaaataaaaacataaaaagtaaaacaattacaatttacTTGATCCTGATCACAGCTGATATTTACAGGATTTGCGACCCTGAGTTTAGGAACTGTTGACAGTTCCCTTGAGTTAACAGCATCAATTAATTAGCGCACGTCGCCAAGCAATTGTAAGCAGGGTGGAGCTCACCCAGGTGTTGAAGGTGAGTCTTAAAAGAGTTTGTTATAACAGGGAGTCATTTGAATTGATAGAGAAAAGAGTCCATGTTTTGATTGCATTCCTTTTGCAATTATTGTTGAGGATTTCTAGTATATATTTTGACAAATGCATTTGTATAATCTGTCAAAGGCATTTGCAAAGTCTCAGTTGTGCATTTGTATTTAGATGCAACTGAAGTGCATGCATCTATTTGTATTTGCATTTGCGTTGGTAAGATTTGCAGGTATTTGCGTTTGCAGTTAAATGCACTTGAACTCCACTGGCTCCAGTCGGAATCGATTCAGTTCCTTCAACATGCCTTCGTAAAACATTCATTTTAgtctagttgttttttgttgagaTTCAACAAAACTGAGTTTCTAAACCTAATTTAGTACCaaagatcattttttaaatgaaaatccatgtgtgctatgtggttctttcaaaactgcacatgtgagatcTGTGTAGTGAGAGGTGCAGGACAGGCAAGATTTATAGCATTATCATGTCAGCTACaatatctttaaccctttgcagatgGCCCATTATAATTCTGATTGAAAATATACAGTAgagtgcaaatttattagaattATATAtgtctataggaggctgtgtggtccagtggttaaagaaaagggcttataaccaggaggtccccggttcaaatcccacctcagccactgactcattgtgtgaccctgagcaagtcacttaacctccttgtgctccatctttcgggtgagacgtatttgtaagtgactctgcagctgatgcacagttcacacaccctagtctctgtaagtcgccttggataaaggcgtctgctaaataaacaaataataataatatttagaacTACATACAAGTACAAAGCTTGTCTGAAATCATATCAAAATtggcacaacccccccccccccccccccccaagaaattTACAAAATATTAACCTTAGTGAAATAGTGACAGTAGAAACTTCAGGGATGACACCCCAATGGAAACACCAATAgagatccttttttttatttggtgcaGCGTGACGTTGGGGTGAAAGTTGAACTCTGCTCAACATAGCCATAATATTTAGGTTTGCAAAATATGATCTGGAAGTACTGAAACCAAACGTCAATAACCTTTGATTTAATGTCCACTTTTCTCCCAAGCCCTGTGAAGAAGCAAAATGAAGGCtgcttttcttctttctctgCTTTGCAGTTTGACACTCACCTTGGCTTTCGGTAAGTTACCAGACTTTcagagtgaaaaaaaacaggacacttatttgttttctttaattcaTTACTGCCGTACCAACTCTGGAGCAGTTAATTataaagttacattttattttgttattattattattattattattattattattattattattattattataaagaaaGATTCCATGCATTCTAAATAcggttgagctagagggatataatccctgatatatgcctttagaatctttgtaaccgcatcacaaaaacaaaccaaacaagatcactccatcagctattaacaaaatgttgtttcaagtaaatttcaacctttttaaataAGGTGTCAATTGAGGAATGGCTAACTCAAAACATCCAGGAAAATACAAGCACCTCTGAGATGATGTAGTCGCTATATTTAATACAGAGAGAAGTACTGTCGGACAAACGAAAAACCTACCATCAGCACAAGTACAAGCAGTGCTAGACATGGGAGCATTACCCAACACTGACTTAACTGAACTGAAATAGAAAGAACTGAATAAAATACCAGAAAACAAAGCTTGGGTAATCAGTGTTTTTCAAGACtggttaaaggaaaataatacaaacacaaacttTGAGGAAAAACACTTGCCAGAGTTTAAATTTTTGCAACTGTCAAAAATAAAGGgacaacagaatatatatatatatatatatatatataggacatatttgttaatgtggattgaaggaggagaagcattggcagcagATTCTAAGCAATTCCCCAAACACGATCTTTAtaaccagagaaagaaagatgaaTTGTTGTGGTGGGAACAATTCAACTGTCTTCGGCAGTTGATGAGCAAAAGATAAAATTCTCTCGGGTGTGTTTCATAGGCGTCATTTCAGAATGATCCGGGGGTGGGGGCAAAGTTGTGTCAAATAGCACCactgtcccaaatagcatcatgaatgagagaACACAGGGCTTTGTCAACACTGTTCTTTTTCTTCAAATAAATTATACAGCATGTGTAATGCAGGTATCTTTAAAAGCACGGCAATGGTTTATAACAAACCCTAAAATGAGTTTCCACTATGTCTCATTTTATGCTGATAATgtgtcttgggggggggggggggggggtcaaaaagCGGAAAAAATAATGGAAAATAATATAGACCTATGACAAATCTGGGGATGCAAGCCAAGGTCTGTGGGGGGCAActgcacccccacccccagccACATACCAGCTGATGCGATGATGCGTTTGAACCCTCAGTCCAGCCAAATCAACAGAATCCTGAGAGCGTAAAACTACAGCCTTATAACCCAATCCTTTCTGCAAGAGCCCTGAAATAAGGAGGTAGacttttaaaataacacaaacattgtttttctcttttagtCTGTGGACCTCTCCCAAAAGAGAAATTTGAGACGTGTGACAGCAAAGGATTGAGCAACTGCACCAAAATCGGACGCTCGTGTTACCAGTACTTCCGAGGGCCTCTGTCTTTTTATTGTGCCAATGTAAGAATCttgattctgtgtgtctgtctgtctgtctgtccctgcaGTCAGCAAATACTACAGTACAGCTTAAGTGTCTGCAAATTTGTTTTAACACAATTTATTtcccagcattattattattattattattattattattattattattattattattattattattattaatagcgatGTAGAGTAGCCAGTGGTTTCATGAAAATTCAAACGTTGAGAAGCACTGCTGTGCTGAATtagctttaaatgtcattttgttatttttatttatttttaaagttacacTTCTCCTTAGTATTTAATAGTGTTCTGCTCCAGTCATTCTcaatggttctgggttctgttgcttctCCAATATCAAGTTCTTATTTGAAATCTGCCTTTACCCAGCTTTAAGCTGCTTTCAGCTTGTATGGACAATCCTATCTGCGCTATACAAACCTCATCCCCACCCttccatatctctctctctctctattttatatatatatatatatatatatatatatatatatacagtatatatatatatatatatatatatatatacatatatatatatatatatatatatatagagagagagagagatagagagagagagagatgtatatatgtgtgtgtgtgtgtgtgtgtgtgtgtgtgtgtgtgtgtgtgtgtgtgtgtgtgtgtgttaaggtaAAAGTTCAAATCTAGTAAATCTTTAGTTTTACCGGTGACTGTCAACATATAACAAGTAATGTGGTAAATGGCTGGAATTCTCAAGAAAGCTATTGCTTGAttaatccactgctggatgaaggcatccccaagattcttccacaaaagcttgtctgctgcgtccctcatccacgttgctccagcgagtttcctaatttcatcttgccatcttcctggaggtcttcttcttggtctctttatatctcttgggatccagcgATGGTCtcttcttcttgctacatgtccggcccacacTGCCATTCCAAggttttcgctcttataataacattgcatactttgagctcttatccattccttccttttcctgtctcttcttgttattcccagcatgcatctttccatactccgttgagtcgtttatcatttttgagtcatttttgcattgagggtccaggtttcacatctgtaagttagcactggcagcacgcattggttgAAGACTTTCCTtgtgaggcataagggtagtttccctttcagaaccgtgcttaatcttccaaaggcactccagcccatttttgctcttctgttgattttgcacatttggttctccgttgccaAAACTAACTGTCTTAAGTAtgcgtagttattgacttcttcaagcttgatcccattcatggggtttccatgctggtcaatttacacatgaaatggtgATGCGCGTGcacatttgggagaattactcgtgtaaatcaggtttgtggatggaaaaaacagccaaagagagGGACAGGTTGAATCTCATTTACATGTGTAAATGACGACAAACACGGGAAAATCCATGCCCAGTTTCTCATGGAAACCTGGATTTCACATGTAAGTGTTAGTGAGCTTGTTTGTtcttaagtgacatcactataaatattgcaagggagcaggtcagctGTCACTGTGGATTCCGAGATggcagaaagtaagtggctgctgcgtggttttatggttagcagtggtgtagttcaccttaatgataatgcgagcggcttttttattattgttttttgcagtgtctgtcctgtcatgttgtatatttcTTGTGGGtttgttctctgcaaattcgaTTAGTCTGTCGCCCCTCTCGTTCCTGTCGCCATGTCCAACTATGCTGACCGAATTCTCGTCCTCTATTTTGGCGTTGAAGTCACTGATGATGAACTTATATGGCTCTTCCCATTTTTGTGTAATTTTTGTACTTCATAAAAATCTTCAACttcatccgaatagcttgttgttggtgcatatacttggatgacctgaagttcatacttccttgaaactttgACTATCAGTCTTGTGGACCTCTCCTCCTGTTCGTCTATCTGTAGTGCCtcggtagaagagaagatgtccactcGAGTTCTACTAGTCCTTAGTCTTTTCACCGTACTTCGTTTAGTCCTACtatgtcccacttgattcttccaagttcttccaactcttgaagtcttgcttcacctgaaagagagctgcagttgtacgtggccagggtcagtgttctgtggcagcctaaaatcgTGGTTCTTAGCACCATCTGCCTTCATGCCTAACTGGCCACTGCTTGGGTCGGTGGCAATCCAGCCTCCggggaatgagggccatgtttttgtctgtgctttcatcatggggtggttggccataactcaccacACTGGCCAGGCAGGTTGGTtagtgccccttccactttggctgagtatgttactcaagctttcacagcatggttgaacctgccagagtcaggGGACCCCACTGTACTTCATCTTGAGAACTCGTTGCCACCCTCGTGCCACTTTGAGTcagtggaagttggactttaggagggattatatagaagacatcacactttgtgggatggttcaatgctatggaactaatgttgtcaggaaacaaaaggaatgtgtacttattttcaaactaggctctttggagccatttggaatgaacattctattctgaggtcatcatcatcatcatcatcaacattctggaattttgtttaaaaaactacttgtttgttttttatcaacttcttaaagcactgtttttttgtttttttgtattcagccgatgaaggacttgtagtccgaaacgtcctgataattgattatTCTACCTTCTACCTTCTACCTGATTATAAGtatctgaaatatccttttctcggttttcttttttcttattgatcattttggtacacagcactttttctcaaactatatatagatatatatatatatatatatatatatatatatatatatatatatatatatatatatatataggatctatgcagggtcttggtggtgccatacaccttgcacttcttaataatcgtcttgaccgtgctccaagggatattcaaggcctttgatatttttttatacccatcccctgatctgtgccgttcaacaactttgtcccggagttcttttgaaagtgccttggtgttCATGCTTGAacctttgctttgaaatgcactacccagcagagggaacctacaggaactgctgaatttatcctgaaaccatgtgaatcactacaatttaacacaggtgtaGGCCagttaacttggtgtgtgattttgaaggcgattggttacacctgagctaatttaggattgctattacaaggtgggtgtacacttatccaaccaagctatttcagtttttatttttaattaatgttctacaaatttctagaatatttttttcacttggaagttgtggggtaggatgtgtagataaatgaaaaaaaaacgattttaatgcattttaattccaggctataaggcaacaaaagatgaaagttttgaaagggggtgtagactttctataggcactgtgtgtgtatgtatatatatatatatatatatatatatatatatatatatatatatatatatatatatatatatatatatactgagccagccattattctatttatattatatgtttctgaaaatataatatatgtgtggTTAAAGTCAAGGGCTtgtaatcccacctcagccactgactcacggtgtgaccctgagcaaatcactttgacacgtaaaaccaaggtcctattgtaaacgactctgcagcagcagttgtgatgcatagttcaccccctagtccctgtaagtatCTCTGTATGAAATTGTCTGCTAAatcagctaataataataataataatattaataatatatgtatagagtagtgtgcacatttattagagcaccccattgcttatgtagtttttgatttgttgtgcagaaGTCAAACCAAAGCCCTGGtaaattgtcaaaatagacaaATCATTGACTGTGTGATtatattgatgactttaataagccacacatgcaattcatttcaaataggaagagaaaaggaacacagagccacaagtggtaaaatgcaggagactttttagaggTTGTTtgagatgcctaattaaagcagaaAGTGGTTTAACATGGCTTGAGTCGTCTTTACACCAGAGATTTTGAGACAGTGCATAGATACAACACCAAAAAGATGAAAAAGCTGTTATTGATGCTAAGAGTGGTCATACTAAATGTTTGCATTACAAACACTTTCAGAcatagctgtgtttttatttctgaaTTAGTTTCATGTAATATGAATTTGCCTAAATGTTTTGGGAAGCTCAGATCCTCTGTTTTTTCTTCTATCTGTAGGAGTTTTGCAGAAGTCGAGGGTGTGGAGGACACCTGGCTTCAATCCACAGTTCAAGGGAGAACAACTTGGTCTTTAATCTTGTGCGGCGAGGGAACCCCTCGAACCCAAGAGGCTGGATCGGGGGGCTCAGGTTTCCCAAGGTAAAGGTCACGGAAACCCAAACCGGGCTCACTCCTGCCCgttctaaaaaaacaacaaaatacaaatccCAAGACTTACTTCAATAGCAGTTAAAACTGTGATAGGACAATGGGCAATAGCAGTTAAAACTGTGATAGGACAATGGGCAATAGCAGTTAAAACTGTGATAGGACAATGGGCAATAGCAGTGAAAACTGTGATAGGACAATGGGCAATAGCAGTGAAAACTGTGATAGGACAATGGGCAATAGCAGTGAAAACTGTGATA is a genomic window of Acipenser ruthenus chromosome 34, fAciRut3.2 maternal haplotype, whole genome shotgun sequence containing:
- the LOC117409803 gene encoding galactose-specific lectin nattectin-like isoform X1: MKAAFLLSLLCSLTLTLAFVCGPLPKEKFETCDSKGLSNCTKIGRSCYQYFRGPLSFYCANEFCRSRGCGGHLASIHSSRENNLVFNLVRRGNPSNPRGWIGGLRFPKTNLFIWSDGTKWNYNYWASNQPDNWQSNEDCVHFTEYNVLKKSCSSVQRVFNHLLEGSKLNRLPGS
- the LOC117409803 gene encoding galactose-specific lectin nattectin-like isoform X2 produces the protein MKAAFLLSLLCSLTLTLAFVCGPLPKEKFETCDSKGLSNCTKIGRSCYQYFRGPLSFYCANEFCRSRGCGGHLASIHSSRENNLVFNLVRRGNPSNPRGWIGGLRFPKTNLFIWSDGTKWNYNYWASNQPDNWQSNEDCVHFTEYNASRWNDLSCTTPQGFVCKFHHRG